One Brassica napus cultivar Da-Ae chromosome C4, Da-Ae, whole genome shotgun sequence genomic region harbors:
- the LOC125585764 gene encoding replication protein A 70 kDa DNA-binding subunit C-like yields MAGFDEVSQLKPYKSMWRIKVKIIRMWKQYTAQGGETIEMVLVDSKGDKIHASVKKDLVEQFDPVLMEGFTKILINFAVTHAWGSYRTTKHAYKIAFVSTTKVRSCEELPMNLTGFTPVKFLDVLDGSLNTDYLVDVIGQIVEYSHVEIVSVNGKDTEKIAVELRNENDVRLTIVLWGKFAMNVSDAIQLRADHAVVCVLRFEDRSVSNANNVSDIAINPSMNEVQAFLALLPKDGLPLAIVEAKALPMVSMISEKEEFFIHTPRKTISEVLESRQTERCIVMCTIAAIESDMGWFYLSCKVCSKKVQTVPNDNDDGGFKYFCTKCKVYTPKMLPRYKLHLVVLDNTSNTKFLLFDNLGLQLLNQPCIELTGKVTDEVQNPDALPIALTNLVSKTYLFKIVIEKENYLYKHDTYKVLKIITNSDMISEFDVNHYPSGSESTVCPQFSNVSEAPEGSMMILGSSSQVSESNSLTPAKRSGTPIMNLEESFDQNSITKTNTAVGIKKEKIEKSG; encoded by the exons ATGGCAGGTTTTGACGAAGTTTCCCAATTGAAGCCGTACAAGTCAATGTGGAGAATCAAGGTGAAGATAATTCGCATGTGGAAGCAGTATACTGCTCAAGGTGGAGAAACAATCGAAATGGTGTTGGTTGATTCCAAA GGTGATAAAATTCATGCCAGTGTTAAGAAAGACTTGGTGGAGCAATTTGACCCAGTTCTCATGGAAGGCTTCACGAAGATTCTGATTAATTTTGCGGTCACTCATGCATGGGGATCTTATAGGACAACCAAACATGCCTACAAGATCGCTTTTGTAAGCACTACAAAAGTGCGATCCTGTGAGGAACTGCCAATGAATTTGACTGGTTTTACACCTGTAAAGTTTCTCGATGTCTTGGATGGTAGTCTAAATACTGACTATCTGGTTG ATGTTATCGGTCAGATTGTCGAGTATAGTCATGTGGAAATCGTGTCTGTTAATGGAAAAGACACTGAAAAGATAGCGGTTGAGCTGCGTAATGAAAA TGATGTTAGGCTTACAATTGTTTTGTGGGGAAAGTTTGCAATGAATGTAAGCGATGCTATTCAACTTCGTGCTGACCATGCTGTCGTTTGTGTTCTGAGGTTTG AGGATCGAAGTGTATCAAATGCAAACAATGTGTCTGACATTGCGATTAATCCCTCTATGAATGAGGTCCAAGCATTTCTTGCATT GTTACCAAAAGATGGTTTGCCTTTGGCAATCGTGGAGGCCAAGGCTCTTCCAATGGTTTCTATGATTTCAGAGAAGGAAGAATTTTTCATTCATACACCAAGGAAGACAATATCTGAGGTGTTGGAGAGCAGACAG ACTGAGAGGTGTATTGTTATGTGTACTATAGCAGCCATTGAATCAGATATGGGTTGGTTCTATTTGAGTTGCAAAGTATGCTCTAAGAAAGTTCAAACCGTGCCTAATGACAATGATGATGGTGGGTTCAAGTACTTTTGTACCAAGTGTAAGGTTTACACTCCTAAGATGTTGCCAAG GTACAAGTTGCATTTGGTAGTGCTTGATAATACAAGCAACACCAAATTTCTCCTATTTGATAATCTTGGGCTCCAGTTACTCAATCAACCTTGCATTGAATTAACTGGAAAGGTTACCGATGAG GTCCAGAATCCTGATGCTTTGCCAATCGCCCTGACTAACTTGGTTAGTAAGACCTATCTATTCAAGATAGTAATCGAGAAGGAGAACTATCTTTACAAGCACGACACCTACAAGGTTCTCAAGATTATCACCAATTCTGATATGATAAGTGAGTTTGATGTGAACCATTATCCTTCG GGGAGTGAGAGCACTGTATGCCCAcaattttcaaatgtttctgAAGCACCAGag GGCTCTATGATGATACTTGGTAGTTCCTCTCAAGTGTCGGAATCAAACAGTCTAACTCCTGCGAAACGTAGTGGAACCCCAATCATGAATTTGGAGGAAAGCTTTGATCAGAATAGTATCACAAAGACAAACACTGCAGTTGGGATCAAGAAGGAGAAGATAGAAAAAAGTGGCTGA
- the BNAC04G07720D gene encoding uncharacterized protein C24B11.05: MEIEYPKYDTLLFDLDDTLYPLSSGIARECGQNIKDYMVEKLGIDKSKILELSNSLYKNYGTTMAGLRAIGYDFDYDEYHSYVHGRLPYDNIKPDPILRTLLLSLPLRKIIFTNADKLHAARALERLGLEDCFEGIVCFESLNSTNRDNIHGNDEIFDIITYLSSDHEHPLSGLPKTPIVCKPSETAIVKAIEIANIDPKRTLFFEDSVRNIQAGKRVGLSTVLVGTSQRVKFADYAVENIHNLKEALPELWESEAKPNKVRYSGKLAVETPVIA; this comes from the exons ATGGAGATTGAGTACCCCAAATATGACACTCTTTTATTTG ATCTTGATGATACCCTTTATCCATTGAGCTCTGGGATTGCTAGAGAATGTGGACAGAACATCAAAG ATTACATGGTGGAGAAACTTGGAATCGACAAGAGTAAGATCTTAGAGTTGTCTAATTCACTTTACAAGAATTATGGAACTACCATGGCCGGTCTCCGA GCCATAGGTTATGACTTCGACTATGACGAGTATcacag TTACGTGCACGGGAGGCTACCTTATGATAACATCAAACCAGATCCCATTTTAAGAACTCTTTTACTTAGCCTTCCTCTTCGCAAGATC ATATTCACGAACGCTGATAAGTTACACGCAGCTAGAGCCCTGGAGAGGCTAGGGCTCGAGGACTGTTTCGAAGGAATAGTTTGTTTTGAATCATTGAACTCTACCAACCGCGATAACATTCATGGCAACGATGAGATCTTCGACATCATCACATACTTATCGTCTGATCATGAACATCCACTCTCCGGTTTGCCTAAAACACCAATTGTCTGCAAACCGTCTGAAACCGCCATAGTAAAGGCTATTGAAATCGCCAACATTGACCCTAAAAGAACC TTGTTCTTCGAAGACAGTGTTCGAAACATTCAAGCCGGTAAACGCGTCGGTCTAAGTACCGTTCTG GTGGGGACTTCGCAGAGAGTGAAGTTTGCAGATTATGCGGTAGAGAACATTCATAACCTGAAAGAGGCTTTGCCTGAGCTCTGGGAATCTGAGGCTAAGCCTAATAAAGTTAGGTACTCCGGGAAGCTTGCCGTTGAAACTCCGGTTATAGCGTAA
- the BNAC04G07710D gene encoding protein FAR-RED ELONGATED HYPOCOTYL 1 isoform X1, with amino-acid sequence MPEEVVVNKKKSEVNSFHDMISSKHVLNMEAVEMSKKRKFQTDQSELSLLPPSKHACFDNAAFSDSINGRSELDSDYSVSCVNSTFMECENEVEMKEESSGSCSEDKMISFESHLDFIYGAQNLEDFSDKDIENIIYLDEGEEEAKGCSNTAKFVLSSGRWTVDQDSTRHGTKKPTIDQEFEQYFSTLML; translated from the exons ATGCCTGAAGAGGTAGTGGTTAACAAGAAGAAATCTGAGGTTAACAG TTTTCATGACATGATCAGTAGTAAACATGTGTTGAATATGGAAGCGGTTGAGATGAGCAAGAAGAGGAAGTTTCAGACAGATCAATCAGAGTTATCATTATTACCTCCGTCGAAGCATGCTTGTTTTGACAATGCCGCTTTTTCCGACAGTATCAATGGGAGATCAGAGCTTGATTCAGACTATTCAGTGTCTTGTGTGAACTCGACTTTTATGGAATGTGAAAATGAGGTGGAGATGAAAGAGGAATCATCTGGATCGTGTAGTGAAGACAAGATGATCTCTTTCGAAAGCCATCTCGATTTCATCTATGGCGCCCAAAACCTAGAGGATTTTTCAGACAAAGACATTGAAAACATTATCTATCttgatgaaggagaagaagaagctaaaggATGTAGTAACACTGCTAAATTTGTTCTGTCCTCTGGGAGATGGACTGTTGACCAAG ATTCTACTCGGCATGGCACAAAGAAGCCTACGATCGATCAAGAATTCGAGCAATACTTCTCAACGCTAATGCTGTGA
- the BNAC04G07710D gene encoding protein FAR-RED ELONGATED HYPOCOTYL 1 isoform X2, which translates to MISSKHVLNMEAVEMSKKRKFQTDQSELSLLPPSKHACFDNAAFSDSINGRSELDSDYSVSCVNSTFMECENEVEMKEESSGSCSEDKMISFESHLDFIYGAQNLEDFSDKDIENIIYLDEGEEEAKGCSNTAKFVLSSGRWTVDQDSTRHGTKKPTIDQEFEQYFSTLML; encoded by the exons ATGATCAGTAGTAAACATGTGTTGAATATGGAAGCGGTTGAGATGAGCAAGAAGAGGAAGTTTCAGACAGATCAATCAGAGTTATCATTATTACCTCCGTCGAAGCATGCTTGTTTTGACAATGCCGCTTTTTCCGACAGTATCAATGGGAGATCAGAGCTTGATTCAGACTATTCAGTGTCTTGTGTGAACTCGACTTTTATGGAATGTGAAAATGAGGTGGAGATGAAAGAGGAATCATCTGGATCGTGTAGTGAAGACAAGATGATCTCTTTCGAAAGCCATCTCGATTTCATCTATGGCGCCCAAAACCTAGAGGATTTTTCAGACAAAGACATTGAAAACATTATCTATCttgatgaaggagaagaagaagctaaaggATGTAGTAACACTGCTAAATTTGTTCTGTCCTCTGGGAGATGGACTGTTGACCAAG ATTCTACTCGGCATGGCACAAAGAAGCCTACGATCGATCAAGAATTCGAGCAATACTTCTCAACGCTAATGCTGTGA